The Manihot esculenta cultivar AM560-2 chromosome 1, M.esculenta_v8, whole genome shotgun sequence genome has a window encoding:
- the LOC110600500 gene encoding protodermal factor 1: MGMGKCKHTSMLMLVLVAGLLCQNFAIVPVTARTIEDDKHYYPSPDPHARSPPTGSHSTPHHGGGSTPHHGGGSTPSHGGGYGGTPPSHPTPSTPSPGNCGTPPSVPTPSRPPSDPTPTPYTPTPSTPPSVPTPSTPSNPPPSGGGYYPTPPSTGGSPPTPVIETPPTPITPTPSTPYIPSPPFIPDPNSPFTCTYWKNHPGIIWGLLGWWGTVGSAFGATSFSGFGASMSLPQALSNTRNDGYGTLYREGTASLLNSMVSNRFPFTTTQVRDSFVTALASNKAAAAQGSLFKLANEGKLKPRN; this comes from the exons ATGGGGATGGGGAAATGCAAGCATACCTCAATGTTGATGTTGGTTTTGGTGGCTGGGTTGCTTTGCCAAAACTTTGCCATTGTTCCTGTAACGGCTAGAACCATTGAAGATGATAAACACTACTACCCATCCCCAGACCCACATGCAAGAAGTCCCCCTACAG GTTCGCACAGCACTCCCCACCATGGAGGTGGCAGCACTCCCCACCATGGAGGTGGCAGCACTCCATCACATGGAGGTGGCTACGGTGGCACACCACCCAGCCACCCAACCCCATCAACCCCATCTCCTGGAAATTGTGGAACTCCACCGAGCGTGCCCACTCCATCAAGACCACCAAGTGATCCTACTCCAACACCATACACGCCTACACCATCAACACCACCTAGTGTGCCTACTCCATCAACACCTTCAAATCCTCCTCCCAGCGGTGGTGGATACTACCCCACTCCTCCAAGCACTGGTGGTAGTCCTCCAACACCTGTCATTGAGACCCCACCGACACCCATCACTCCAACTCCAAGTACCCCTTACATTCCCTCGCCTCCGTTCATTCCTGATCCAAATTCACCATTCACATGCAC TTACTGGAAGAATCATCCTGGAATAATATGGGGTCTACTAGGGTGGTGGGGAACCGTAGGCAGCGCATTTGGAGCGACTAGCTTTTCAGGGTTCGGGGCAAGCATGAGCTTGCCGCAAGCGCTCTCGAATACACGAAATGATGGGTACGGAACACTCTACAGAGAAGGTACTGCTTCCTTGCTCAACTCAATGGTGAGCAACAGATTTCCTTTCACTACAACGCAAGTCAGGGATAGTTTCGTAACTGCACTTGCCTCCAATAAGGCTGCAGCTGCTCAGGGAAGCCTCTTTAAGCTCGCCAATGAAGGCAAACTCAAGCCCAGAAACTAA
- the LOC110600490 gene encoding uncharacterized protein LOC110600490, producing the protein MLKRRSQSQAWHGFQNYRLSVLVTCLILILLFLIFNNSNKIQVSLVPTVQKWNSFESVQLRPTIEFRNDTDVIWQIPDSAKAVLFLAHGCDGRAVNFWDRSPSCPNCIGLPEERLLVLHALVRKFAVVSISSMGKCWTFGEEMLIVKNIIRWWLRRNKLEKLPLVALGASSGGYFVSALATILRFSSITIMIAEGKFDQMDVTGSYPPTLFVHMPNDLYRQQKISEFIQVLKNKGIDVAEVECIEFPLSPFFLADRIPGINQTVSAKLFELFGEKGFIDKKGYMKNDGRATRWKDALRKTKEIVLDKNLVPHVQEELNLAFAYHEMTSLQSDQIFKWFESHMK; encoded by the coding sequence ATGTTGAAGCGGCGAAGCCAGTCACAGGCTTGGCATGGATTTCAAAACTATCGGCTGTCAGTTCTGGTTACTTGCTTGATTTTGATTCTCCTGTtcttaattttcaataatagCAATAAAATACAAGTTTCACTTGTACCCACAGTGCAGAAATGGAATAGTTTTGAGTCAGTGCAGCTTCGTCCAACTATAGAGTTTAGAAATGATACAGATGTGATATGGCAAATACCTGATTCAGCCAAAGCAGTTCTCTTCTTGGCTCACGGATGCGATGGCAGAGCTGTTAATTTCTGGGACAGATCTCCCAGCTGTCCCAATTGCATTGGTTTGCCTGAGGAAAGGCTACTTGTTCTTCATGCTCTGGTTCGCAAATTTGCTGTTGTTTCCATATCAAGCATGGGTAAATGCTGGACATTTGGGGAGGAAATGTTGATTGTTAAGAATATTATAAGATGGTGGTTACGGAGGAATAAACTTGAAAAGCTTCCGCTCGTTGCTCTGGGGGCCTCTTCTGGTGGTTACTTTGTTTCCGCACTTGCCACCATTTTGAGATTTAGCAGCATTACAATAATGATTGCTGAAGGGAAGTTTGATCAAATGGATGTCACAGGGAGCTATCCGCCAACTCTTTTTGTTCACATGCCCAATGATTTATACAGACAGCAAAAGATAAGTGAATTTATCCAAGTTCTAAAGAATAAAGGCATTGATGTTGCTGAGGTTGAGTGCATTGAGTTCCCACTATCTCCATTTTTCTTAGCGGATAGAATTCCAGGAATTAATCAAACTGTTTCTGCTAAGTTGTTTGAACTATTTGGGGAAAAGGGCTTTATTGATAAAAAGGGATATATGAAAAACGATGGGCGTGCAACACGTTGGAAAGATGCTCTTCgtaaaactaaggaaattgtgcTGGATAAGAATTTGGTTCCACATGTGCAGGAGGAACTAAATCTTGCATTTGCATACCATGAAATGACCAGCTTGCAGTCTGACCAGATATTTAAATGGTTTGAATCTCACATGAAGTAA